Proteins from a genomic interval of Poecile atricapillus isolate bPoeAtr1 chromosome 1, bPoeAtr1.hap1, whole genome shotgun sequence:
- the DEAF1 gene encoding deformed epidermal autoregulatory factor 1 homolog isoform X2: MEHSDRDSAAGQLGLPAGPGQQQEPPRAAEREAEPEEEEEAVTVMAADAEHIEMGAPPMPSADEAAAAAAFAEVTTVTVANVGASADNVFTTSVANAASISGHVLSGRTALQIGDSLNPEKATLIVVHTDGSIVETTGIKGPSAPLTPGPQSPPTPLTAVQGKSGTKYNWDPSVYENELPVRCRNISGILYKNRLGSGGRGRCIKQGDNWYSPTEFEAMAGRASSKDWKRSIRYAGRPLQCLIHDGILNPHAASCTCAACCDDMTLSGPIRLFVPYKRRKKENEIPATPVKKNCSKNITLLPATAATTFTVTPSGQITTSGALTFDRASTVEATAIISESPAQGDVFTGATVQDTNVQQPCRVSHPEPHYPSYQDNCQISPFPEAALPTSHPKIVLTSLPALAVPPATPTKAMSPSVVNGLEVTEQRSWLYLEEMVNSLLSTAQQLKTLIEQAKQASSSFREAAVTQAKIQADVERKEQYQSQLFQQTEDVDGKTEIIIKQSCVNCGREATNECTGCHKVNYCSTFCQRKDWKDHQHICGQSATVTVQGSEVHVPDNVMEKVTV, from the exons aTGGAGCACAGCGACCGCGACTCGGCCGCCGGACAGCTCGGCTTGCCCGCGGGACccgggcagcagcaggagccgcCACGGGCAGCGGAGAGGGAGGCGGagcccgaggaggaggaggaggcggtaACGGTGATGGCGGCAGACGCCGAGCACATCGAGATGGGAGCGCCTCCAATGCCAAGCGCCGACGaggccgctgccgccgctgcctTCGCAG AAGTCACCACAGTGACAGTAGCCAACGTGGGGGCCTCTGCAGACAATGTTTTCACCACATCTGTGGCCAATGCAGCTTCAATTTCAGGACATGTGTTG TCTGGGAGAACAGCCCTCCAAATTGGGGACAGCTTGAACCCTGAAAAAGCCACTCTGATAGTGGTGCACACGGATGGCAGCATTGTTGAAACCACTGGGATCAAGGGGCCTTCAGCACCTCTCACACCAG GACCACAGTCTCCTCCTACCCCTTTGACAGCTGTCCAGGGGAAGAGTGGAACCAAGTACAACTGGGACCCATCTGTGTACGAGAACGAGCTGCCAGTGCGGTGCCGGAATATCAGTGGCATTCTGTACAAGAACAGGCTGGGCTCAG GAGGTCGTGGCAGGTGCATTAAGCAAGGGGACAACTGGTACAGCCCCACAGAGTTTGAAGCCATGGCGGGGCGAGCCAGCAGCAAGGACTGGAAGAGGAGCATCCGCTACGCCGGGCGGCCCCTGCAGTGCCTTATCCAT GATGGGATTTTAAATCCCCATGCTGCCTCGTGTACTTGTGCTGCTTGCTGTGATGACATGACACTG AGTGGCCCTATACGACTCTTTGTGCCATACAAAAGGcggaaaaaagaaaatgaaataccTGCAACTCCAGTGAAGAAGAATTGCTCCAAAAACATCACCCTgcttccagccactgctgcaaCGACAT TCACCGTGACTCCCTCTGGACAGATCACGACCTCCGGGGCGCTGACCTTCGACCGGGCATCCACCGTGGAGGCCACGGCCATCATCTCAGAGAGCCCGGCACAAGGGGATGTTTTCACTGGAGCCACTG TTCAGGACACCAACGTCCAGCAGCCTTGCCGGGTGTCTCATCCAGAGCCTCACTATCCCAGTTACCAGGACAACTGCCAGATCTCACCTTTCCCTGAAGCTGCACTGCCAACGTCTCATCCCAAAATCG TGTTGACctctctgcctgccctggcagtgcccccTGCGACGCCCACCAAAGCCATGTCGCCGTCGGTGGTGAACGGCCTGGAGGTGACGGAGCAGCGGAGCTGGCTCTACCTGGAGGAGATGGTCAAttccctgctcagcacagcccagcagctgaaGACCCTGATTGAGCAGGCCAAGCAGGCCAGCTCCTCCTTCCGTGAGGCCGCTGTCACACAGGCCAAGATCCAGGCTGATGTGGAGAGGAAAGAG caATACCAGAGCCAGTTATTCCAACAAACAGAGGATGTGGATGGGAAAACAGAAATCATCATCAAG caaTCCTGCGTCAACTGTGGACGGGAGGCCACCAATGAGTGCACGGGATGCCACAAAGTCAACTACTGCTCTACGTTCTGCCAGCGGAAG GACTGGAAGGACCACCAGCACATCTGTGGCCAGTCAGCCACGGTGACAGTGCAAGGGAGTGAGGTGCATGTCCCGGACAATGTCATGGAGAAGGTCACTGTGTGA
- the TMEM80 gene encoding transmembrane protein 80 isoform X4, with product MILLYVNGIYYIFYFLATLAMIIYKSQVFSYPDDLLAPDLAVLFLMAILEVPRLYLGFKGNLTEAEAPLGLSLGLTVGSVVLCVYLLLWQTYVLWADVLLNALLLSAYGLESGLKVMAIAAFVS from the exons ATG ATCCTGCTTTATGTAAATGGGATTTATTACATCTTCTACTTCCTGGCGACTCTTGCAATGATTATTTACAAAA GTCAAGTTTTCAGTTATCCAGATGATCTTTTGGCTCCTGATCTTGCCGTGCTTTTCCTTATGGCCATTCTGGAAGTGCCTCGATTGTACTTGG GTTTCAAGGGTAACCTGACAGAAGCGGAGGCGCcgctggggctgagcctggggCTCACGGTGGGCAGCGTGGTGCTGTGTGTGTacctgctgctgtggcagacCTACGTGCTGTGGGCAGATGTGCTCCTCAATGCGCTGCTGCTCTCGGCCTATGGACTCGAGTCGGGGCTCAAGGTCATGGCCATCGCTGCCTTTGTCAGCTGA
- the DRD4 gene encoding D(4) dopamine receptor, translated as MGNGTAGPPPAGAGHSIAALVLGILLILLIVGGNGLVCLSVCTERALKTTTNYFIVSLAVADLLLALLVLPLYVYSEFQGGVWSLSTVLCDALMTMDVMLCTASIFNLCAISVDRFIAVQIPLNYNRRQIDLRQLILISTTWIFAFAVASPVIFGLNNVPDRDPSLCQLEDDNYIVYSSICSFFIPCPVMLVLYCGMFQGLKRWEEARKAKLRGCIYGANRKLYHPPTLMEREQTRLGLLDCSSPYARAGLPGECGMNSGIQTVSYPHLRYPHPGHGHKRAKINGRERKAMRVLPVVVGAFLFCWTPFFVVHITRALCKSCSIPPQVTSTVTWLGYVNSALNPIIYTVFNAEFRNFFRKVLHVFC; from the exons ATGGGCAACGGCACCGCCGGACCCCCGCCCGCCGGAGCCGGCCACAGCATCGCCGCCCTGGTGCTCggcatcctcctcatcctcctcatcgTCGGCGGCAACGGGCTCGTCTGTCTGAGCGTCTGCACGGAGCGGGCGCTCAAGACCACCACCAACTACTTCATCGTCAGCCTCGCCGTGGCCGACCTGCTGCTCGCCCTCCTCGTCCTGCCCCTCTACGTCTACTCCGAG TTCCAGGGAGGAGTGTGGTCCCTCAGCACAGTGCTGTGCGATGCCCTGATGACCATGGACGTGATGCTGTGCACAGCCTCCATCTTCAACCTGTGTGCTATCAGCGTGGATCG GTTCATCGCTGTTCAAATCCCGCTCAACTACAACCGGCGACAGATCGACCTACGGCAGCTGATCCTTATATCCACCACCTGGATATTCGCCTTTGCTGTGGCATCCCCAGTCATATTTGGTCTCAACAATGTCCCAGACCGGGACCCCAGCTTGTGCCAATTGGAGGATGACAACTACATCGTGTATTCCTCCATCTGCTCCTTCTTCATCCCATGCCCTGTCATGCTGGTGCTGTACTGTGGCATGTTCCAAGGACTCAAGCGCTGGGAAGAAGCCCGGAAGGCCAAGCTGAGAGGCTGCATCTACGGAGCCAACAGGAAGCTGTATCACCCCCCAACCTTGATGGAGAGAGAGCAGACccggctggggctgctggactGCAGCAGTCCCTATGCCCGTGCCGGCCTCcctggggagtgtgggatgaaCAGTGGGATCCAGACTGTGTCCTACCCGCACCTCAGATACCCGCACCCAGGGCACGGGCACAAGCGGGCCAAGATCAACGGCCGGGAGCGCAAGGCCATGCGGGTGCTGCCGGTCGTCGTCG GTGCTTTCCTCTTCTGCTGGACACCTTTTTTTGTGGTGCACATTACCAGGGCTCTCTGCAagtcctgctccatccccccTCAAGTCACCAGCACTGTCACTTGGCTGGGCTACGTCAACAGTGCTCTCAACCCCATCATTTACACCGTGTTCAACGCCGAGTTCAGGAACTTCTTCCGCAAAGTCTTGCATGTCTTCTGCTGA
- the TMEM80 gene encoding transmembrane protein 80 isoform X3 encodes MQESWRRLPQVDCCLLPSNSAQCWILLYVNGIYYIFYFLATLAMIIYKSQVFSYPDDLLAPDLAVLFLMAILEVPRLYLGFKGNLTEAEAPLGLSLGLTVGSVVLCVYLLLWQTYVLWADVLLNALLLSAYGLESGLKVMAIAAFVS; translated from the exons ATGCAAGAATCCTGGAGAAGACTACCTCAAGTGGATTGCTGTCTTTTGCCCAGTAACTCTGCACAGTGCTGG ATCCTGCTTTATGTAAATGGGATTTATTACATCTTCTACTTCCTGGCGACTCTTGCAATGATTATTTACAAAA GTCAAGTTTTCAGTTATCCAGATGATCTTTTGGCTCCTGATCTTGCCGTGCTTTTCCTTATGGCCATTCTGGAAGTGCCTCGATTGTACTTGG GTTTCAAGGGTAACCTGACAGAAGCGGAGGCGCcgctggggctgagcctggggCTCACGGTGGGCAGCGTGGTGCTGTGTGTGTacctgctgctgtggcagacCTACGTGCTGTGGGCAGATGTGCTCCTCAATGCGCTGCTGCTCTCGGCCTATGGACTCGAGTCGGGGCTCAAGGTCATGGCCATCGCTGCCTTTGTCAGCTGA
- the TMEM80 gene encoding transmembrane protein 80 isoform X1: MGRGRVRAARPEAVPDGSGETRARPNAAESPSGAARRGEESRARSSCFRSLPKAIASSADVCRVLSDCTRAPLAGPNGDARTDSARIRPKATEPGRTLRSRPKAGGRGEWPRAGCRDVGGPAGGGVKMAVPSRGRTSEILSSLPLQILLYVNGIYYIFYFLATLAMIIYKSQVFSYPDDLLAPDLAVLFLMAILEVPRLYLGFKGNLTEAEAPLGLSLGLTVGSVVLCVYLLLWQTYVLWADVLLNALLLSAYGLESGLKVMAIAAFVS; encoded by the exons ATGGGGCGCGGCCGAGTCCGCGCGGCGCGGCCCGAAGCGGTACCTGACGGATCGGGTGAGACCCGAGCCCGCCCGAACGCGGCCGAGTCCCCGAGCGGTGCGGCCCGGCGAGGCGAAGAGTCCCGAGCGCGCTCGAGCTGTTTCCGATCTCTGCCGAAGGCGATAGCGAGTAGCGCCGATGTGTGCCGAGTCCTCTCCGATTGCACCCGAGCTCCGCTCGCCGGCCCGAACGGAGACGCCCGAACGGACAGCGCCCGAATCCGCCCGAAAGCGACCGAACCGGGCCGAACGCTCCGATCGCGCCCGAAGGCGGGTGGGCGGGGCGAGTGGCCGCGCGCGGGCTGCCGGGACGTCGGAGGACCGGCGGGCGGGGGTGTTAAGATGGCGGTGCCGAGCCGAG GAAGAACATCAGAGATT CTGTCATCGCTTCCCTTACAGATCCTGCTTTATGTAAATGGGATTTATTACATCTTCTACTTCCTGGCGACTCTTGCAATGATTATTTACAAAA GTCAAGTTTTCAGTTATCCAGATGATCTTTTGGCTCCTGATCTTGCCGTGCTTTTCCTTATGGCCATTCTGGAAGTGCCTCGATTGTACTTGG GTTTCAAGGGTAACCTGACAGAAGCGGAGGCGCcgctggggctgagcctggggCTCACGGTGGGCAGCGTGGTGCTGTGTGTGTacctgctgctgtggcagacCTACGTGCTGTGGGCAGATGTGCTCCTCAATGCGCTGCTGCTCTCGGCCTATGGACTCGAGTCGGGGCTCAAGGTCATGGCCATCGCTGCCTTTGTCAGCTGA
- the TMEM80 gene encoding transmembrane protein 80 isoform X2 translates to MCAESSPIAPELRSPARTETPERTAPESARKRPNRAERSDRARRRVGGASGRARAAGTSEDRRAGVLRWRCRAEEEHQRLYPFCTTAPTMQESWRRLPQVDCCLLPSNSAQCWILLYVNGIYYIFYFLATLAMIIYKSQVFSYPDDLLAPDLAVLFLMAILEVPRLYLGFKGNLTEAEAPLGLSLGLTVGSVVLCVYLLLWQTYVLWADVLLNALLLSAYGLESGLKVMAIAAFVS, encoded by the exons ATGTGTGCCGAGTCCTCTCCGATTGCACCCGAGCTCCGCTCGCCGGCCCGAACGGAGACGCCCGAACGGACAGCGCCCGAATCCGCCCGAAAGCGACCGAACCGGGCCGAACGCTCCGATCGCGCCCGAAGGCGGGTGGGCGGGGCGAGTGGCCGCGCGCGGGCTGCCGGGACGTCGGAGGACCGGCGGGCGGGGGTGTTAAGATGGCGGTGCCGAGCCGAG GAAGAACATCAGAGATTGTATCCTTTCTGTACCACTGCTCCCACCATGCAAGAATCCTGGAGAAGACTACCTCAAGTGGATTGCTGTCTTTTGCCCAGTAACTCTGCACAGTGCTGG ATCCTGCTTTATGTAAATGGGATTTATTACATCTTCTACTTCCTGGCGACTCTTGCAATGATTATTTACAAAA GTCAAGTTTTCAGTTATCCAGATGATCTTTTGGCTCCTGATCTTGCCGTGCTTTTCCTTATGGCCATTCTGGAAGTGCCTCGATTGTACTTGG GTTTCAAGGGTAACCTGACAGAAGCGGAGGCGCcgctggggctgagcctggggCTCACGGTGGGCAGCGTGGTGCTGTGTGTGTacctgctgctgtggcagacCTACGTGCTGTGGGCAGATGTGCTCCTCAATGCGCTGCTGCTCTCGGCCTATGGACTCGAGTCGGGGCTCAAGGTCATGGCCATCGCTGCCTTTGTCAGCTGA
- the DEAF1 gene encoding deformed epidermal autoregulatory factor 1 homolog isoform X1, protein MEHSDRDSAAGQLGLPAGPGQQQEPPRAAEREAEPEEEEEAVTVMAADAEHIEMGAPPMPSADEAAAAAAFAEVTTVTVANVGASADNVFTTSVANAASISGHVLSGRTALQIGDSLNPEKATLIVVHTDGSIVETTGIKGPSAPLTPGPQSPPTPLTAVQGKSGTKYNWDPSVYENELPVRCRNISGILYKNRLGSGGRGRCIKQGDNWYSPTEFEAMAGRASSKDWKRSIRYAGRPLQCLIHDGILNPHAASCTCAACCDDMTLSGPIRLFVPYKRRKKENEIPATPVKKNCSKNITLLPATAATTFTVTPSGQITTSGALTFDRASTVEATAIISESPAQGDVFTGATVQDTNVQQPCRVSHPEPHYPSYQDNCQISPFPEAALPTSHPKIVKNSVRSVEVSVGRCENLGLNFMADVLTSLPALAVPPATPTKAMSPSVVNGLEVTEQRSWLYLEEMVNSLLSTAQQLKTLIEQAKQASSSFREAAVTQAKIQADVERKEQYQSQLFQQTEDVDGKTEIIIKQSCVNCGREATNECTGCHKVNYCSTFCQRKDWKDHQHICGQSATVTVQGSEVHVPDNVMEKVTV, encoded by the exons aTGGAGCACAGCGACCGCGACTCGGCCGCCGGACAGCTCGGCTTGCCCGCGGGACccgggcagcagcaggagccgcCACGGGCAGCGGAGAGGGAGGCGGagcccgaggaggaggaggaggcggtaACGGTGATGGCGGCAGACGCCGAGCACATCGAGATGGGAGCGCCTCCAATGCCAAGCGCCGACGaggccgctgccgccgctgcctTCGCAG AAGTCACCACAGTGACAGTAGCCAACGTGGGGGCCTCTGCAGACAATGTTTTCACCACATCTGTGGCCAATGCAGCTTCAATTTCAGGACATGTGTTG TCTGGGAGAACAGCCCTCCAAATTGGGGACAGCTTGAACCCTGAAAAAGCCACTCTGATAGTGGTGCACACGGATGGCAGCATTGTTGAAACCACTGGGATCAAGGGGCCTTCAGCACCTCTCACACCAG GACCACAGTCTCCTCCTACCCCTTTGACAGCTGTCCAGGGGAAGAGTGGAACCAAGTACAACTGGGACCCATCTGTGTACGAGAACGAGCTGCCAGTGCGGTGCCGGAATATCAGTGGCATTCTGTACAAGAACAGGCTGGGCTCAG GAGGTCGTGGCAGGTGCATTAAGCAAGGGGACAACTGGTACAGCCCCACAGAGTTTGAAGCCATGGCGGGGCGAGCCAGCAGCAAGGACTGGAAGAGGAGCATCCGCTACGCCGGGCGGCCCCTGCAGTGCCTTATCCAT GATGGGATTTTAAATCCCCATGCTGCCTCGTGTACTTGTGCTGCTTGCTGTGATGACATGACACTG AGTGGCCCTATACGACTCTTTGTGCCATACAAAAGGcggaaaaaagaaaatgaaataccTGCAACTCCAGTGAAGAAGAATTGCTCCAAAAACATCACCCTgcttccagccactgctgcaaCGACAT TCACCGTGACTCCCTCTGGACAGATCACGACCTCCGGGGCGCTGACCTTCGACCGGGCATCCACCGTGGAGGCCACGGCCATCATCTCAGAGAGCCCGGCACAAGGGGATGTTTTCACTGGAGCCACTG TTCAGGACACCAACGTCCAGCAGCCTTGCCGGGTGTCTCATCCAGAGCCTCACTATCCCAGTTACCAGGACAACTGCCAGATCTCACCTTTCCCTGAAGCTGCACTGCCAACGTCTCATCCCAAAATCG TAAAGAATTCAGTGAGGAGTGTCGAGGTCAGTGTTGGTAGATGTGAAAATCTTGGACTGAATTTTATGGCGGATG TGTTGACctctctgcctgccctggcagtgcccccTGCGACGCCCACCAAAGCCATGTCGCCGTCGGTGGTGAACGGCCTGGAGGTGACGGAGCAGCGGAGCTGGCTCTACCTGGAGGAGATGGTCAAttccctgctcagcacagcccagcagctgaaGACCCTGATTGAGCAGGCCAAGCAGGCCAGCTCCTCCTTCCGTGAGGCCGCTGTCACACAGGCCAAGATCCAGGCTGATGTGGAGAGGAAAGAG caATACCAGAGCCAGTTATTCCAACAAACAGAGGATGTGGATGGGAAAACAGAAATCATCATCAAG caaTCCTGCGTCAACTGTGGACGGGAGGCCACCAATGAGTGCACGGGATGCCACAAAGTCAACTACTGCTCTACGTTCTGCCAGCGGAAG GACTGGAAGGACCACCAGCACATCTGTGGCCAGTCAGCCACGGTGACAGTGCAAGGGAGTGAGGTGCATGTCCCGGACAATGTCATGGAGAAGGTCACTGTGTGA
- the DEAF1 gene encoding deformed epidermal autoregulatory factor 1 homolog isoform X3 → MAGRASSKDWKRSIRYAGRPLQCLIHDGILNPHAASCTCAACCDDMTLSGPIRLFVPYKRRKKENEIPATPVKKNCSKNITLLPATAATTFTVTPSGQITTSGALTFDRASTVEATAIISESPAQGDVFTGATVQDTNVQQPCRVSHPEPHYPSYQDNCQISPFPEAALPTSHPKIVKNSVRSVEVSVGRCENLGLNFMADVLTSLPALAVPPATPTKAMSPSVVNGLEVTEQRSWLYLEEMVNSLLSTAQQLKTLIEQAKQASSSFREAAVTQAKIQADVERKEQYQSQLFQQTEDVDGKTEIIIKQSCVNCGREATNECTGCHKVNYCSTFCQRKDWKDHQHICGQSATVTVQGSEVHVPDNVMEKVTV, encoded by the exons ATGGCGGGGCGAGCCAGCAGCAAGGACTGGAAGAGGAGCATCCGCTACGCCGGGCGGCCCCTGCAGTGCCTTATCCAT GATGGGATTTTAAATCCCCATGCTGCCTCGTGTACTTGTGCTGCTTGCTGTGATGACATGACACTG AGTGGCCCTATACGACTCTTTGTGCCATACAAAAGGcggaaaaaagaaaatgaaataccTGCAACTCCAGTGAAGAAGAATTGCTCCAAAAACATCACCCTgcttccagccactgctgcaaCGACAT TCACCGTGACTCCCTCTGGACAGATCACGACCTCCGGGGCGCTGACCTTCGACCGGGCATCCACCGTGGAGGCCACGGCCATCATCTCAGAGAGCCCGGCACAAGGGGATGTTTTCACTGGAGCCACTG TTCAGGACACCAACGTCCAGCAGCCTTGCCGGGTGTCTCATCCAGAGCCTCACTATCCCAGTTACCAGGACAACTGCCAGATCTCACCTTTCCCTGAAGCTGCACTGCCAACGTCTCATCCCAAAATCG TAAAGAATTCAGTGAGGAGTGTCGAGGTCAGTGTTGGTAGATGTGAAAATCTTGGACTGAATTTTATGGCGGATG TGTTGACctctctgcctgccctggcagtgcccccTGCGACGCCCACCAAAGCCATGTCGCCGTCGGTGGTGAACGGCCTGGAGGTGACGGAGCAGCGGAGCTGGCTCTACCTGGAGGAGATGGTCAAttccctgctcagcacagcccagcagctgaaGACCCTGATTGAGCAGGCCAAGCAGGCCAGCTCCTCCTTCCGTGAGGCCGCTGTCACACAGGCCAAGATCCAGGCTGATGTGGAGAGGAAAGAG caATACCAGAGCCAGTTATTCCAACAAACAGAGGATGTGGATGGGAAAACAGAAATCATCATCAAG caaTCCTGCGTCAACTGTGGACGGGAGGCCACCAATGAGTGCACGGGATGCCACAAAGTCAACTACTGCTCTACGTTCTGCCAGCGGAAG GACTGGAAGGACCACCAGCACATCTGTGGCCAGTCAGCCACGGTGACAGTGCAAGGGAGTGAGGTGCATGTCCCGGACAATGTCATGGAGAAGGTCACTGTGTGA